A genomic segment from Gossypium hirsutum isolate 1008001.06 chromosome D04, Gossypium_hirsutum_v2.1, whole genome shotgun sequence encodes:
- the LOC107898915 gene encoding BRASSINOSTEROID INSENSITIVE 1-associated receptor kinase 1-like isoform X1, whose protein sequence is MMERLISVCLQLILVLDLVFRVSGNAEGDALNALKNNLADPNSVLQSWDSTLVNPCTWFHVTCNSENSVTRVDLGNANLSGQLVPQLGQLPNLQYLELYSNNISGIIPEDLGNLTNLVSLDLYLNTLTGHIPSTLGKLQKLRFLRLNNNTLAGQIPMPLTTIMSLQVLDLSNNKLEGDIPVNGSFSLFTPISFANNRLNNPPPAPPPPITPTAPIPSVSLLVGNSATGAIAGGVAAGAALLFAAPAIVLVWWRKKKPQDHFFDVPAEEDPEVHLGQLKRFSLRELQVATDNFSNKNILGRGGFGKVYKGRLADGSLVAVKRLKEERTQGGELQFQTEVEMISMAVHRNLLRLRGFCMTPTERLLVYPFMVNGSVASCLRERPESQAPLDWAIRKRIALGAARGLAYLHDHCDPKIIHRDVKAANILLDEEFEAVVGDFGLAKLMDYKDTHVTTAVRGTIGHIAPEYLSTGKSSEKTDVFGYGVMLLELITGQRAFDLARLANDDDVMLLDWVKGLLKDRRLETLVDADLQGNYIDHEVEQLIQVALLCTQGTPMERPKMSEVVRMLEGDGLAERWEEWQKEEMFRQEFNHNHQPNADWIIADSTSYLRPDELSGPR, encoded by the exons ATGATGGAGCGGTTAATCTCCGTTTGTTTACAGTTGATTTTGGTGTTGGATTTGGTTTTCAGAGTTTCAGGAAATGCGGAAG GTGATGCTTTGAATGCATTGAAGAACAATTTGGCTGACCCTAATAGCGTTTTGCAAAGTTGGGACTCAACCCTTGTTAATCCTTGCACATGGTTTCATGTTACATGTAATAGTGAAAATAGTGTAACAAGAGT ggatCTTGGGAATGCAAATCTATCTGGTCAATTGGTTCCACAGCTTGGACAGCTTCCGAATTTGCAATATTT GGAGCTTTATAGTAATAACATATCTGGAATAATCCCCGAGGATCTTGGAAATTTGACAAACTTAGTGAGCTTGGATCTTTACTTGAATACTTTAACTGGACACATTCCATCTACTCTGGGCAAACTTCAAAAACTACGATTCCT GCGTCTCAACAACAACACGTTGGCAGGACAGATTCCTATGCCCTTAACTACTATTATGTCACTGCAAGTGCT GGATCTTTCAAACAATAAGCTAGAAGGAGATATTCCAGTTAATGGTTCCTTTTCACTCTTCACTCCCATCAG TTTTGCTAATAATCGGTTGAATAATCCTCCACCTGCTCCGCCGCCTCCTATCACACCTACAGCTCCAATTCCATCAG TTTCATTACTTGTAGGTAATAGTGCCACCGGTGCTATTGCTGGAGGCGTTGCTGCTGGTGCTGCCCTGCTGTTTGCTGCTCCCGCAATTGTACTTGTTTGGTGGCGAAAAAAGAAACCACAAGATCATTTCTTTGATGTACCTG CTGAGGAGGACCCAGAAGTTCATCTAGGACAACTTAAGAGGTTTTCTTTACGTGAACTACAAGTCGCAACGGATaattttagcaacaaaaacattCTGGGTAGAGGTGGTTTTGGTAAAGTTTATAAAGGTCGCTTAGCTGATGGTTCTCTGGTGGCAGTAAAAAGACTGAAGGAGGAGCGCACTCAAGGTGGAGAGTTGCAGTTCCAAACAGAGGTGGAAATGATAAGTATGGCTGTGCATCGGAATCTATTACGTCTTCGTGGCTTTTGCATGACCCCTACTGAACGGCTGCTAGTCTATCCCTTTATGGTTAACGGTAGCGTTGCATCCTGTTTAAGAG AGCGTCCGGAATCTCAAGCACCACTTGATTGGGCTATAAGGAAACGGATTGCATTAGGAGCTGCAAGGGGGCTTGCATATTTGCATGATCATTGTGACCCTAAGATTATACACCGTGATGTAAAGGCTGCAAATATATTGTTGGATGAGGAATTTGAAGCAGTTGTCGGAGACTTTGGGCTGGCCAAATTAATGGACTACAAAGATACGCACGTCACAACTGCTGTTCGTGGCACAATTGGTCATATAGCTCCTGAATACCTATCAACTGGAAAGTCATCAGAGAAAACTGATGTTTTTGGCTACGGTGTCATGCTTCTTGAACTCATTACAGGACAGAGGGCTTTCGATCTAGCTCGGCTTGCAAATGATGATGATGTCATGTTGCTTGATTGG GTAAAAGGGCTTCTGAAAGACAGGAGGTTAGAAACGTTGGTTGATGCTGATCTTCAGGGTAATTACATAGACCATGAAGTAGAACAGCTAATCCAGGTAGCTCTTTTATGCACTCAAGGCACCCCAATGGAACGACCAAAGATGTCCGAAGTGGTCAGGATGTTGGAGGGTGATGGATTAGCCGAAAGATGGGAAGAGTGGCAGAAAGAGGAAATGTTCCGGCAAGAGTTTAACCATAACCACCAACCGAATGCTGATTGGATCATTGCAGACTCCACTTCTTACCTCCGACCAGACGAATTATCCGGTCCTAGATGA
- the LOC107898915 gene encoding BRASSINOSTEROID INSENSITIVE 1-associated receptor kinase 1-like isoform X3 — translation MMERLISVCLQLILVLDLVFRVSGNAEGDALNALKNNLADPNSVLQSWDSTLVNPCTWFHVTCNSENSVTRVDLGNANLSGQLVPQLGQLPNLQYLRLNNNTLAGQIPMPLTTIMSLQVLDLSNNKLEGDIPVNGSFSLFTPISFANNRLNNPPPAPPPPITPTAPIPSVSLLVGNSATGAIAGGVAAGAALLFAAPAIVLVWWRKKKPQDHFFDVPAEEDPEVHLGQLKRFSLRELQVATDNFSNKNILGRGGFGKVYKGRLADGSLVAVKRLKEERTQGGELQFQTEVEMISMAVHRNLLRLRGFCMTPTERLLVYPFMVNGSVASCLRERPESQAPLDWAIRKRIALGAARGLAYLHDHCDPKIIHRDVKAANILLDEEFEAVVGDFGLAKLMDYKDTHVTTAVRGTIGHIAPEYLSTGKSSEKTDVFGYGVMLLELITGQRAFDLARLANDDDVMLLDWVKGLLKDRRLETLVDADLQGNYIDHEVEQLIQVALLCTQGTPMERPKMSEVVRMLEGDGLAERWEEWQKEEMFRQEFNHNHQPNADWIIADSTSYLRPDELSGPR, via the exons ATGATGGAGCGGTTAATCTCCGTTTGTTTACAGTTGATTTTGGTGTTGGATTTGGTTTTCAGAGTTTCAGGAAATGCGGAAG GTGATGCTTTGAATGCATTGAAGAACAATTTGGCTGACCCTAATAGCGTTTTGCAAAGTTGGGACTCAACCCTTGTTAATCCTTGCACATGGTTTCATGTTACATGTAATAGTGAAAATAGTGTAACAAGAGT ggatCTTGGGAATGCAAATCTATCTGGTCAATTGGTTCCACAGCTTGGACAGCTTCCGAATTTGCAATATTT GCGTCTCAACAACAACACGTTGGCAGGACAGATTCCTATGCCCTTAACTACTATTATGTCACTGCAAGTGCT GGATCTTTCAAACAATAAGCTAGAAGGAGATATTCCAGTTAATGGTTCCTTTTCACTCTTCACTCCCATCAG TTTTGCTAATAATCGGTTGAATAATCCTCCACCTGCTCCGCCGCCTCCTATCACACCTACAGCTCCAATTCCATCAG TTTCATTACTTGTAGGTAATAGTGCCACCGGTGCTATTGCTGGAGGCGTTGCTGCTGGTGCTGCCCTGCTGTTTGCTGCTCCCGCAATTGTACTTGTTTGGTGGCGAAAAAAGAAACCACAAGATCATTTCTTTGATGTACCTG CTGAGGAGGACCCAGAAGTTCATCTAGGACAACTTAAGAGGTTTTCTTTACGTGAACTACAAGTCGCAACGGATaattttagcaacaaaaacattCTGGGTAGAGGTGGTTTTGGTAAAGTTTATAAAGGTCGCTTAGCTGATGGTTCTCTGGTGGCAGTAAAAAGACTGAAGGAGGAGCGCACTCAAGGTGGAGAGTTGCAGTTCCAAACAGAGGTGGAAATGATAAGTATGGCTGTGCATCGGAATCTATTACGTCTTCGTGGCTTTTGCATGACCCCTACTGAACGGCTGCTAGTCTATCCCTTTATGGTTAACGGTAGCGTTGCATCCTGTTTAAGAG AGCGTCCGGAATCTCAAGCACCACTTGATTGGGCTATAAGGAAACGGATTGCATTAGGAGCTGCAAGGGGGCTTGCATATTTGCATGATCATTGTGACCCTAAGATTATACACCGTGATGTAAAGGCTGCAAATATATTGTTGGATGAGGAATTTGAAGCAGTTGTCGGAGACTTTGGGCTGGCCAAATTAATGGACTACAAAGATACGCACGTCACAACTGCTGTTCGTGGCACAATTGGTCATATAGCTCCTGAATACCTATCAACTGGAAAGTCATCAGAGAAAACTGATGTTTTTGGCTACGGTGTCATGCTTCTTGAACTCATTACAGGACAGAGGGCTTTCGATCTAGCTCGGCTTGCAAATGATGATGATGTCATGTTGCTTGATTGG GTAAAAGGGCTTCTGAAAGACAGGAGGTTAGAAACGTTGGTTGATGCTGATCTTCAGGGTAATTACATAGACCATGAAGTAGAACAGCTAATCCAGGTAGCTCTTTTATGCACTCAAGGCACCCCAATGGAACGACCAAAGATGTCCGAAGTGGTCAGGATGTTGGAGGGTGATGGATTAGCCGAAAGATGGGAAGAGTGGCAGAAAGAGGAAATGTTCCGGCAAGAGTTTAACCATAACCACCAACCGAATGCTGATTGGATCATTGCAGACTCCACTTCTTACCTCCGACCAGACGAATTATCCGGTCCTAGATGA
- the LOC107898915 gene encoding BRASSINOSTEROID INSENSITIVE 1-associated receptor kinase 1-like precursor (The RefSeq protein has 8 substitutions compared to this genomic sequence), whose protein sequence is MMERLISVCLQLILVLDLVFRISGNAEGDALNALKNNLADPNSVLQSWDSTLVNPCTWFHVTCNSENSVTRVDLGNANLSGQLVPQLGQLPNLQYLELYSNNISGIIPEDLGNLTNLVSLDLYLNTLTGHIPSTLGKLQKLRFLRLNNNTLAGQIPMPLTTIMSLQVLDLSNNKLEGDIPVNGSFSLFTPISFANNRLNNPPPAPPPPITPTAPIPSGNSATGAIAGGVAAGAALLFAAPAIVLVWWRKKKPQDHFFDVPAEEDPEVHLGQLKRFSLRELQVAADNFSNKNILGRGGFGKVYKGRLADGSLVAVKRLKEERTQGGELQFQTEVEMISMAVHRNLLRLHGFCMTPTERLLVYPFMVNGSVASCLRERPESQAPLDWAIRKRIALGAARGLAYLHDHCDPKIIHRDVKAANILLDEEFEAVVGDFGLAKLMDYKDTHVTTAVRGTIGHIAPEYLSTGKSSEKTDVYGYGVMLLELITGQRAFDVARLANDDDVMLLDWVKGLLKDRRLETLVDADLQGNYIDHEVEQLIQVALGCTQGTPMERPKMSEVVRMLEGDGLAERWEEWQKEEMFRREFNHNHQTNADWIIADSTSYLRPDELSGPR, encoded by the exons ATGATGGAGCGGTTAATCTCCGTTTGTTTACAGTTGATTTTGGTGTTGGATTTGGTTTTCAGAGTTTCAGGAAATGCGGAAG GTGATGCTTTGAATGCATTGAAGAACAATTTGGCTGACCCTAATAGCGTTTTGCAAAGTTGGGACTCAACCCTTGTTAATCCTTGCACATGGTTTCATGTTACATGTAATAGTGAAAATAGTGTAACAAGAGT ggatCTTGGGAATGCAAATCTATCTGGTCAATTGGTTCCACAGCTTGGACAGCTTCCGAATTTGCAATATTT GGAGCTTTATAGTAATAACATATCTGGAATAATCCCCGAGGATCTTGGAAATTTGACAAACTTAGTGAGCTTGGATCTTTACTTGAATACTTTAACTGGACACATTCCATCTACTCTGGGCAAACTTCAAAAACTACGATTCCT GCGTCTCAACAACAACACGTTGGCAGGACAGATTCCTATGCCCTTAACTACTATTATGTCACTGCAAGTGCT GGATCTTTCAAACAATAAGCTAGAAGGAGATATTCCAGTTAATGGTTCCTTTTCACTCTTCACTCCCATCAG TTTTGCTAATAATCGGTTGAATAATCCTCCACCTGCTCCGCCGCCTCCTATCACACCTACAGCTCCAATTCCATCAG GTAATAGTGCCACCGGTGCTATTGCTGGAGGCGTTGCTGCTGGTGCTGCCCTGCTGTTTGCTGCTCCCGCAATTGTACTTGTTTGGTGGCGAAAAAAGAAACCACAAGATCATTTCTTTGATGTACCTG CTGAGGAGGACCCAGAAGTTCATCTAGGACAACTTAAGAGGTTTTCTTTACGTGAACTACAAGTCGCAACGGATaattttagcaacaaaaacattCTGGGTAGAGGTGGTTTTGGTAAAGTTTATAAAGGTCGCTTAGCTGATGGTTCTCTGGTGGCAGTAAAAAGACTGAAGGAGGAGCGCACTCAAGGTGGAGAGTTGCAGTTCCAAACAGAGGTGGAAATGATAAGTATGGCTGTGCATCGGAATCTATTACGTCTTCGTGGCTTTTGCATGACCCCTACTGAACGGCTGCTAGTCTATCCCTTTATGGTTAACGGTAGCGTTGCATCCTGTTTAAGAG AGCGTCCGGAATCTCAAGCACCACTTGATTGGGCTATAAGGAAACGGATTGCATTAGGAGCTGCAAGGGGGCTTGCATATTTGCATGATCATTGTGACCCTAAGATTATACACCGTGATGTAAAGGCTGCAAATATATTGTTGGATGAGGAATTTGAAGCAGTTGTCGGAGACTTTGGGCTGGCCAAATTAATGGACTACAAAGATACGCACGTCACAACTGCTGTTCGTGGCACAATTGGTCATATAGCTCCTGAATACCTATCAACTGGAAAGTCATCAGAGAAAACTGATGTTTTTGGCTACGGTGTCATGCTTCTTGAACTCATTACAGGACAGAGGGCTTTCGATCTAGCTCGGCTTGCAAATGATGATGATGTCATGTTGCTTGATTGG GTAAAAGGGCTTCTGAAAGACAGGAGGTTAGAAACGTTGGTTGATGCTGATCTTCAGGGTAATTACATAGACCATGAAGTAGAACAGCTAATCCAGGTAGCTCTTTTATGCACTCAAGGCACCCCAATGGAACGACCAAAGATGTCCGAAGTGGTCAGGATGTTGGAGGGTGATGGATTAGCCGAAAGATGGGAAGAGTGGCAGAAAGAGGAAATGTTCCGGCAAGAGTTTAACCATAACCACCAACCGAATGCTGATTGGATCATTGCAGACTCCACTTCTTACCTCCGACCAGACGAATTATCCGGTCCTAGATGA
- the LOC107898915 gene encoding BRASSINOSTEROID INSENSITIVE 1-associated receptor kinase 1-like isoform X2: MMERLISVCLQLILVLDLVFRVSGNAEGDALNALKNNLADPNSVLQSWDSTLVNPCTWFHVTCNSENSVTRVDLGNANLSGQLVPQLGQLPNLQYLELYSNNISGIIPEDLGNLTNLVSLDLYLNTLTGHIPSTLGKLQKLRFLRLNNNTLAGQIPMPLTTIMSLQVLDLSNNKLEGDIPVNGSFSLFTPISFANNRLNNPPPAPPPPITPTAPIPSGNSATGAIAGGVAAGAALLFAAPAIVLVWWRKKKPQDHFFDVPAEEDPEVHLGQLKRFSLRELQVATDNFSNKNILGRGGFGKVYKGRLADGSLVAVKRLKEERTQGGELQFQTEVEMISMAVHRNLLRLRGFCMTPTERLLVYPFMVNGSVASCLRERPESQAPLDWAIRKRIALGAARGLAYLHDHCDPKIIHRDVKAANILLDEEFEAVVGDFGLAKLMDYKDTHVTTAVRGTIGHIAPEYLSTGKSSEKTDVFGYGVMLLELITGQRAFDLARLANDDDVMLLDWVKGLLKDRRLETLVDADLQGNYIDHEVEQLIQVALLCTQGTPMERPKMSEVVRMLEGDGLAERWEEWQKEEMFRQEFNHNHQPNADWIIADSTSYLRPDELSGPR; encoded by the exons ATGATGGAGCGGTTAATCTCCGTTTGTTTACAGTTGATTTTGGTGTTGGATTTGGTTTTCAGAGTTTCAGGAAATGCGGAAG GTGATGCTTTGAATGCATTGAAGAACAATTTGGCTGACCCTAATAGCGTTTTGCAAAGTTGGGACTCAACCCTTGTTAATCCTTGCACATGGTTTCATGTTACATGTAATAGTGAAAATAGTGTAACAAGAGT ggatCTTGGGAATGCAAATCTATCTGGTCAATTGGTTCCACAGCTTGGACAGCTTCCGAATTTGCAATATTT GGAGCTTTATAGTAATAACATATCTGGAATAATCCCCGAGGATCTTGGAAATTTGACAAACTTAGTGAGCTTGGATCTTTACTTGAATACTTTAACTGGACACATTCCATCTACTCTGGGCAAACTTCAAAAACTACGATTCCT GCGTCTCAACAACAACACGTTGGCAGGACAGATTCCTATGCCCTTAACTACTATTATGTCACTGCAAGTGCT GGATCTTTCAAACAATAAGCTAGAAGGAGATATTCCAGTTAATGGTTCCTTTTCACTCTTCACTCCCATCAG TTTTGCTAATAATCGGTTGAATAATCCTCCACCTGCTCCGCCGCCTCCTATCACACCTACAGCTCCAATTCCATCAG GTAATAGTGCCACCGGTGCTATTGCTGGAGGCGTTGCTGCTGGTGCTGCCCTGCTGTTTGCTGCTCCCGCAATTGTACTTGTTTGGTGGCGAAAAAAGAAACCACAAGATCATTTCTTTGATGTACCTG CTGAGGAGGACCCAGAAGTTCATCTAGGACAACTTAAGAGGTTTTCTTTACGTGAACTACAAGTCGCAACGGATaattttagcaacaaaaacattCTGGGTAGAGGTGGTTTTGGTAAAGTTTATAAAGGTCGCTTAGCTGATGGTTCTCTGGTGGCAGTAAAAAGACTGAAGGAGGAGCGCACTCAAGGTGGAGAGTTGCAGTTCCAAACAGAGGTGGAAATGATAAGTATGGCTGTGCATCGGAATCTATTACGTCTTCGTGGCTTTTGCATGACCCCTACTGAACGGCTGCTAGTCTATCCCTTTATGGTTAACGGTAGCGTTGCATCCTGTTTAAGAG AGCGTCCGGAATCTCAAGCACCACTTGATTGGGCTATAAGGAAACGGATTGCATTAGGAGCTGCAAGGGGGCTTGCATATTTGCATGATCATTGTGACCCTAAGATTATACACCGTGATGTAAAGGCTGCAAATATATTGTTGGATGAGGAATTTGAAGCAGTTGTCGGAGACTTTGGGCTGGCCAAATTAATGGACTACAAAGATACGCACGTCACAACTGCTGTTCGTGGCACAATTGGTCATATAGCTCCTGAATACCTATCAACTGGAAAGTCATCAGAGAAAACTGATGTTTTTGGCTACGGTGTCATGCTTCTTGAACTCATTACAGGACAGAGGGCTTTCGATCTAGCTCGGCTTGCAAATGATGATGATGTCATGTTGCTTGATTGG GTAAAAGGGCTTCTGAAAGACAGGAGGTTAGAAACGTTGGTTGATGCTGATCTTCAGGGTAATTACATAGACCATGAAGTAGAACAGCTAATCCAGGTAGCTCTTTTATGCACTCAAGGCACCCCAATGGAACGACCAAAGATGTCCGAAGTGGTCAGGATGTTGGAGGGTGATGGATTAGCCGAAAGATGGGAAGAGTGGCAGAAAGAGGAAATGTTCCGGCAAGAGTTTAACCATAACCACCAACCGAATGCTGATTGGATCATTGCAGACTCCACTTCTTACCTCCGACCAGACGAATTATCCGGTCCTAGATGA
- the LOC121203281 gene encoding BRASSINOSTEROID INSENSITIVE 1-associated receptor kinase 1-like, with the protein MMERLISVCLRLILVLDLVFRVSGNKEGDALNALKNNLADPNNVLQSWNSTLVNPCTWLHVTCNCENSVTRVDLGNSNLSGHLVPQLGQLPALQNL; encoded by the exons ATGATGGAGCGGTTAATCTCCGTTTGTTTACGGTTGATTTTGGTGTTGGATTTGGTTTTCAGAGTTTCAGGAAATAAGGAAG GTGATGCTTTGAATGCATTGAAGAACAATTTGGCTGATCCTAATAACGTTTTGCAAAGTTGGAACTCGACCCTTGTTAATCCTTGCACATGGCTTCATGTTACATGTAATTGTGAAAATAGTGTAACAAGAGT GGATCTCGGGAATTCAAATCTGTCTGGTCATTTGGTTCCACAGCTTGGACAGCTTCCGGCTTTGCAGAATTTGTAA